From a region of the Saccharomycodes ludwigii strain NBRC 1722 chromosome VII, whole genome shotgun sequence genome:
- the ABF2 gene encoding DNA-binding protein ABF2 (similar to Saccharomyces cerevisiae YMR072W | ABF2 | ARS-Binding Factor (paralog of YKL032C | IXR1)) has protein sequence MSLSDHELDQSKGEHFPEFLSNGSNSHDPSNPNIKDDPDTLVDPSANNNTNHNLHNHNNHHLHNAVAQIEHNNNNVNNDGHSDSSGANNVHNLNNNTIAAVAAATNNGNIAITEAMFNSFLIQISQRQVPNVLAQQTPAVTSAVSSAALNAIKHQQQNYSTTVAANNNSRQFHSNAPQYLDPTNQAFMQQSKFLNKSSRKSQAAAAASVEPVKKLSISQQRVEKRKQLIKMGPKRPSSAYFLYYQGIRETLKKEHPQLKVPDLSKLAAEKWKAMNEDEKKPFQDKVADQWISYRAQKKLYEADLPPKKPSGPFVQFHKDIKQELLKEHPGKNLLELTKFASVKWKETSEETRKKYTESYKEQMKKWKDAHDEYEKNHPETS, from the coding sequence ATGAGCCTTAGTGACCACGAATTAGACCAATCAAAAGGAGAACATTTTCCCGAATTTTTATCTAATGGCAGTAACAGCCATGATCCCAGTAATCCCAACATTAAAGACGATCCAGACACTTTAGTAGATCCATCAgccaacaataatactaacCATAATCttcataatcataataatcacCATCTTCATAACGCTGTTGCTCAAATAGAgcataataacaacaatgttAACAATGATGGTCATAGTGACAGCAGTGGTGCCAATAATGTTCACAAtctcaataataacactatTGCTGCCGTTGCTGCTGCTACCAACAATGGAAATATTGCTATAACAGAAGCCATGTTTAACtcctttttaattcaaatttCGCAGAGGCAGGTGCCAAATGTTTTGGCACAACAAACACCAGCCGTTACTAGTGCTGTTTCATCAGCTGCTTTGAATGCTATCAAACATCAGCAGCAGAATTATTCAACTACGGTAGCCGCCAATAACAACTCTAGGCAATTTCACTCTAATGCTCCTCAATACTTGGATCCTACAAACCAAGCTTTTATGCAGCAAAGTAAGTTTTTAAACAAGTCTAGCAGAAAAAGCCAAGCAGCTGCTGCCGCTTCCGTCGAGCCTGTCAAAAAACTATCTATATCTCAACAAAGAgtagaaaaaaggaaacaattaattaaaatggGCCCAAAAAGACCCTCTTCCGCttactttttatattaccAAGGTATTAGagaaacattaaaaaaagaacatcCGCAATTGAAGGTTCCAGATTTGTCGAAGTTGGCTGCCGAGAAATGGAAAGCTATGAAcgaagatgaaaaaaagcCATTTCAAGACAAAGTGGCCGACCAATGGATTTCTTATAGAGCtcaaaaaaagttgtatGAAGCTGATTTACCGCCAAAGAAGCCATCTGGTCCATTTGTCCAGTTTCACAAAGATATTAAACAAGAATTGTTGAAAGAGCACCCCGGTAAAAATCTATTGGAATTAACTAAATTTGCTTCTGTTAAATGGAAGGAAACTTCTGAGGAAACTAGAAAGAAATACACTGAATCTTATAAGGaacaaatgaaaaaatggaaagaTGCACACGATGAATACGAAAAGAATCACCCAGAAACTAGTTGA
- the IRC21 gene encoding Irc21p (similar to Saccharomyces cerevisiae YMR073C | IRC21 | Increased Recombination Centers) codes for MAMDDLNPIQKRILQQRQPQSSVANLSRDRSLKTQQFSPPPTIPMSTPPLSRTFVSPHNPTNIPSRSPIISSSERQPMCSTLPIPPANNINSTSIKNKRRQKTVLLPGHSALDWADLQIAKNPKGLLVLFALLNIRNWEQLIKDNLVYETSLIAYLRDLQTDYKKLLLANDISNDDILEQLFTFLSTNGKKFIPVLPWTLNPFLKISREELKQHVSQHDCWCSINGKVYCISSYLNFHPGGVNILMKNCAGKDATAMFNKYHRWVSYDKLLQGCFIGILK; via the coding sequence ATGGCAATGGATGATCTGAATCCCATTCAAAAAAGAATCCTCCAACAACGTCAACCCCAATCATCAGTTGCTAACTTATCAAGAGATAGGTCTTTAAAAACACAACAATTTTCACCACCTCCAACAATACCAATGTCAACCCCTCCTTTATCGAGAACTTTTGTTTCCCCACATAATCCCACCAATATTCCCTCTCGTTCTCcaataatatcatcttCAGAAAGACAACCCATGTGTAGTACCTTGCCCATACCACCGGCAAACAACATAAACTCTActtcaattaaaaacaaaagacgACAAAAAACTGTTCTATTACCTGGTCATAGTGCCTTAGATTGGGCCGATCTGCAAATTGCTAAAAATCCCAAAGGTCTGTTGGTCTTATTTGCATTGTTAAATATTCGAAATTGGGAGCAGCTCATAAAAGATAATTTGGTATATGAAACTAGCTTAATTGCCTATTTGCGTGATCTACAAACAGATTATAAAAAGCTACTGCTTGCTAACGATATATCTAACGATGATATATTGGAGCAGCTATTTACATTCCTTAGCACTAATGGCAAAAAGTTTATACCTGTTCTTCCTTGGACTTTGAAtccctttttaaaaattagtaGGGAAGAATTGAAACAGCATGTTAGCCAACATGATTGTTGGTGTTCCATAAATGGTAAAGTTTATTGTATCTCCTCCTATTTGAATTTTCATCCAGGTGGTGTTAAcattttaatgaaaaattgtGCTGGTAAAGATGCAACTGCtatgtttaataaatatcacAGATGGGTCAGTTATGATAAATTACTACAAGGTTGTTTTATAGGCATattgaaataa
- a CDS encoding SDR family oxidoreductase (similar to Saccharomyces cerevisiae YOL151W | GRE2 | Genes de Respuesta a Estres (stress responsive genes)) yields the protein MSLSNNNKEVVFVSGASGYIAQHIVHQLLETGKYKVIGSVRTQKKADLFKERFKDNKDLSFVIVPDISLLGSFDDCFNKIGHQIDYILHTASPFFFESKDVEKDLLIPAVNGTKSILEATVKYAPQVKKFVVTSSYAAVATFAMDSDSKNIITEKDWNPITWEEALSNGVDAYYASKKFAEKQCWDFLKEHSEEAKFKLTAICPVFVFGEQLFDEDIVPGHKLNTSCEFINALVHSTEKSPVDLTMFGGYISVQDVARGHLECLTNDNLDGKRLILSEARFTFQTIIDIIRKDFPELTNVSKGVPGSDKKRLADVATLDNHVSKELLGFKFKELGEIVDETVNQILRVERKEQN from the coding sequence ATGTCTTTgtccaataacaataaagaaGTAGTCTTTGTTAGCGGTGCCTCTGGTTATATTGCACAACATATTGTTCATCAATTATTAGAAACCGGTAAGTATAAAGTTATCGGCAGTGTTAGAACTCAAAAAAAGGCTGATTTGTTTAAAGAACGATTCAAGGATAACAAAGACTTATCATTTGTCATTGTGCCAGATATTTCTTTGTTGGGATCCTTTGATGATTGtttcaataaaattggTCATCAAATAGATTACATTTTGCACACTGCTTCtccatttttctttgaatCCAAAGATGTAGAAAAAGACTTGTTGATTCCAGCTGTTAATGGTACCAAATCTATATTGGAAGCCACTGTTAAGTATGCTCCTCAGGTGAAAAAATTTGTAGTCACCTCATCTTATGCAGCAGTGGCTACGTTTGCCATGGATAGCGACTCGAAAAACATTATAACAGAAAAGGACTGGAATCCTATTACTTGGGAGGAAGCTTTAAGTAATGGTGTTGATGCCTATTACGCATCTAAGAAGTTTGCTGAAAAACAATGCTGGGATTTCTTAAAGGAACATAGTGAGGAAGCTAAATTTAAACTTACTGCAATTTGTCcagtttttgtttttggagAGCAATTGTTTGATGAGGATATTGTGCCTGGACATAAACTAAATACCTCTTGTGAATTTATTAATGCATTGGTTCACTCTACTGAAAAAAGCCCTGTTGATTTAACTATGTTTGGTGGATATATCTCTGTTCAAGACGTTGCTAGAGGTCACTTGGAATGTTTAACCAATGATAATTTAGATGGTAAGAGATTAATTTTGTCTGAAGCTAGATTTACGTTCCAAACGATTATTGATATAATCCGTAAAGATTTTCCCGAATTGACTAATGTAAGCAAAGGTGTCCCTGGTtctgataaaaaaagactAGCAGATGTTGCCACCTTAGATAATCATGTCTCAAAAGAATTATTGGGGTTTAAATTCAAAGAACTTGGAGAAATTGTTGACGAAACCGTTAACCAAATATTAAGAgtggaaagaaaagaacaGAATTAA
- the TVP18 gene encoding Tvp18p (similar to Saccharomyces cerevisiae YMR071C | TVP18 | Tlg2-Vesicle Protein) translates to MSLAFIPALKQLVNVGQIVSNLKSFNFSLYGRYMGYINILLCFAFGIANLFHVSPVIAFGIVSIIQGLILIFVEIPFLLKICPLSDNFINIIRKFETNGYRVFFYTVMAAIQWCSLAVKTTSLIVVALGLSFSAISYFVAILKKQDFQEASSQQEAVIKHPVDLATDVAATNIGGNVASNGNANKNNDDLYFDLESGREIDQHNIIPDREIL, encoded by the coding sequence ATGTCTTTAGCTTTTATACCAGCATTAAAACAACTTGTCAATGTGGGACAAATAGTTTCcaatttgaaaagtttCAATTTCAGCTTATACGGAAGATATATGGGATacataaatattttactttGTTTTGCGTTTGGTATTGCTAATTTATTTCATGTCAGCCCAGTAATCGCATTTGGTATAGTATCTATTATCCAAGGTctgattttaatatttgtggaaattccatttttattgaagaTTTGTCCCTTAAGTGACaatttcattaatattattagaaaatttGAAACCAATGGTTATagagtatttttttatactgTTATGGCCGCTATTCAATGGTGTTCTTTGGCAGTTAAAACCACTTCTTTGATTGTTGTTGCACTTGGATTATCTTTTAGCGCTATTAGCTATTTTGTTGCCATTTTGAAGAAACAAGATTTCCAAGAAGCTAGTAGCCAGCAAGAGGCTGTTATCAAACATCCTGTAGATTTGGCCACGGATGTTGCTGCTACTAATATTGGGGGCAATGTTGCTTCTAATGGCAACgctaataaaaacaatgacGATCTGTATTTTGATCTTGAAAGCGGCCGTGAAATTGATCAACATAATATTATTCCAGATAGAGAAATCTTATga
- the MOT3 gene encoding Mot3p (similar to Saccharomyces cerevisiae YMR070W | MOT3 | Modifier of Transcription) translates to MTSTIRTPPETPTSAINNNYYNYRYNTNNNNNNNNNNNNNNNNNNNNNNNNNNNNNNNNGVVSHYLLVKQLDNPSNTLPCHGQIPSAQFLLKQQQQQQQQQQQLSNNIPFSQSSINNNGVPDYYRLRNKIYTQNAITSTHNKNMISYPKDNFFCYGNHANNNITIGTPWRTTAAVFPSTPVANITDPSNPEYLGAFLESQNPHIQQMDSVQLAYSPVNGHGTKIVSDNENCYQRQYYPNCLQKPINVITNTLDEKVLQNTTIKPSSLSSIQVNSTLPLLANTYKSNAGVPVSLLTAPTGGTNNNTVPSTIPGINQTFLGIIKDNNGSLNDPNYSFIIKNILFPSSPTSSHEKASASSIVTRKYREQNKSSIETDFMSLKRKTKITKSQKNNKYVKKQEQQEDQSLQTWNCKVCDKCFVRYSWLKRHELSHASDKKFHCVYCNSKHKRKDNLLQHLRIKHPGELLSEIENQMILEKCSSVEILNFKAASKNLLAIASSNTKIDTNPSLVNNKENVIRILVANGLLKKDFLRKVSNALISHKEHPINH, encoded by the coding sequence ATGACTAGCACAATACGAACCCCACCAGAAACTCCAACGAGTGccatcaataataattattataattatcgttataatactaataataataataataataacaataataataataataataataataataataataataataataataataataataataataataataataataacgggGTTGTTTCCCATTATTTATTGGTAAAGCAATTGGATAACCCTTCTAATACTTTACCATGTCATGGTCAAATACCATCAGCCCAGTTTCTtctaaaacaacaacaacaacaacaacaacaacaacaacaattatCTAATAACATTCCATTTTCTCAATCTTCGatcaacaacaatggtGTACCGGACTACTATCGTCTccgaaataaaatatatactcAAAATGCTATTACTAGCACtcacaataaaaatatgatttCTTACCCTAaggataattttttttgctatGGCAACCAtgccaacaataatattactattggtactCCTTGGAGAACTACAGCGGCTGTTTTTCCAAGCACTCCCGTTGCCAACATTACAGATCCTAGTAATCCTGAGTACCTTGGTGCTTTCCTAGAATCACAAAATCCCCACATTCAGCAAATGGATTCAGTGCAGCTTGCCTATTCACCAGTAAACGGTCATGGTACCAAAATTGTCTCtgataatgaaaattgTTATCAGCGACAATACTATCCTAACTGCCTACAAAAACCAATAAATGTTATTACTAACACTTTAGATGAAAAAGTTCTACAAAACACCACCATCAAGCCTTCATCGCTGTCTAGCATACAAGTTAATAGTACTTTACCCTTATTAGCTAATACCTATAAAAGTAACGCTGGTGTTCCTGTTTCTCTTCTTACCGCTCCCACTGGTGGgacaaataataacactgTTCCCAGTACTATCCCTGGTATAAATCAGACTTTCTTAGGTATAATTAAAGACAATAACGGTAGTCTCAATGACCCAAATTACAgttttataatcaaaaatattttatttccatcATCACCAACTTCATCACACGAAAAAGCTTCTGCTAGCTCTATAGTTACTAGGAAATATAGAGAGCAAAATAAGTCAAGTATAGAAACAGACTTTATGAGTTTAAAACGGAAAACTAAAATAACTAAaagtcaaaaaaataataaatacgtgaaaaaacaagaacaacaagAAGATCAATCGTTACAAACATGGAATTGTAAAGTTTGTGATAAATGTTTTGTTAGGTATTCATGGTTGAAAAGGCATGAACTATCCCATGCATCTGACAAGAAGTTCCATTGTGTGTATTGTAACTCCAAAcacaaaagaaaagataatCTATTGCAACATTTAAGAATTAAGCACCCCGGTGAGTTATTGTCTGAGATCGAAAATCAAAtgattttggaaaaatgcTCCTCAGTGGAGATATTGAATTTTAAAGCTGCTTCAAAAAATCTATTGGCTATTGCTTCTTCTAATACTAAGATTGATACTAATCCTTCATTGgtcaataataaagaaaatgttATTAGAATATTAGTTGCCAATGGTCTcttgaaaaaagattttttgaGAAAGGTTTCCAATGCGTTGATTTCACACAAAGAACACCCAATTAATCATTAG
- a CDS encoding potassium channel family protein (similar to Saccharomyces cerevisiae YJL093C | TOK1 | outward-rectifier potassium channel of the plasma membrane): MRYTDFGPWRFDSRTLKFNHHKIVLINLDPDSREFLFWFGISCYFPVITAVTGPIANMLSIACVVNKWRMTSTGKELSDPRGIFVINIISLIVGYISNIILLMHFSKKITYLRSQLFNIIGWTLASVLLLIDVIVCSKIEYKHGLYHRAIGFWYAVFTVILYFCCTLTLSVHFLGYFKKFYPPEFNLTDNERAVMVYTFCLSIWFIWGAGMFSGLLDISYGVALYYETASVLTVGIGDFVPHNVAGKIMCLFFSLIGVILVCLIIATTLSIIKNSASSIIAFHKLERERIKNLKEYQLKGKKSPYDKSLISNYESIEQFRLMRQLQSKVRKRTKMIVLVITLFVFISFWLVGALVFKFTESWDYFDAMYFCFLCFITIGYGDFAAKSSAGRAFWVIWALAAVPLMTALISTVGDFLFDIGTPVIKFCDTKLRWGLFFIFRMLKRIIFYKHIRSETIQQDFRIECREEEQKKEIEDEVYDQDVETHQAEETLHYLSSQGLGQVGDVLTDEQIHFKIKQIILLQKIYSVLSYENHKYKLKFEEWVYLYSLLQDVKLQFLNINNFWLSEYSPLRYPMNESRFALLQLTSSLEQEVDNIILRATNRAPSIPKRHE, from the coding sequence ATGCGTTATACTGATTTTGGGCCATGGAGGTTTGATTCAAGGACATTAAAGTTTAATCATCATAAAATAGTGTTAATCAATTTAGATCCAGATTCAAGagaatttcttttttggttCGGCATATCATGCTATTTCCCAGTCATTACTGCTGTCACTGGTCCTATTGCGAATATGTTGTCAATTGCTTGTGTTGTTAATAAATGGAGAATGACTTCCACTGGCAAAGAGCTTTCTGATCCACGCGGTATTTTTGTAATCAAcattatttctttaattgTAGGCTATATCTCAAACATTATTCTATTGATGCATTTTTCTAAGAAAATCACCTATCTTCGATCCCAGTTATTCAACATAATTGGTTGGACTTTAGCatctgttttattattaattgatGTTATAGTATGCAGTAAGATTGAATATAAACACGGATTGTACCACAGAGCAATAGGCTTTTGGTATGCTGTATTTACtgtaattttatatttttgttgtacACTAACCTTATCAGTGCATTTTTTGggttatttcaaaaaattttatccaCCAGAGTTTAATTTAACCGACAACGAAAGAGCAGTAATGGTTTACACCTTTTGCTTATCTATTTGGTTCATATGGGGCGCAGGTATGTTTTCAGGCTTATTGGATATTTCATATGGTGTTGCTCTATACTATGAAACAGCTTCCGTATTAACTGTTGGAATAGGCGATTTTGTCCCCCATAATGTTGCTGGAAAAATTATGTGtctatttttttcgttAATTGGTGTTATTTTAGTTTGTCTAATTATAGCAACGACATTAAGCATTATTAAGAATTCTGCCAGTTCTATTATTGCTTTCCATAAATtggaaagagaaagaataaaaaatttaaaagaatatcaattgaaaggaaaaaaatcgCCATATGATAAAAGCCTGATCAGCAATTATGAAAGTATAGAGCAATTCAGATTGATGAGACAATTACAAAGTAAGGTTCGTAAGAGAACTAAAATGATCGTCTTGGTTATAACACTTttcgtttttatttcattttggCTTGTCGGTGCTTTGGTTTTCAAGTTTACTGAAAGTTGGGATTATTTTGATGCAATGTATTTCTGctttctttgttttattactatcGGTTATGGTGATTTTGCAGCAAAGTCTTCTGCTGGGAGGGCATTCTGGGTTATTTGGGCTTTAGCAGCTGTTCCATTGATGACTGCATTGATTTCCACTGTTGGTgactttctttttgataTCGGAACTCCAGTCATTAAATTTTGCGACACTAAACTTAGATGGggtttgtttttcatttttagaATGTTGAAAcgcataattttttataagcATATAAGGAGTGAGACAATACAGCAGGATTTCAGAATAGAATGTCGTgaagaagaacaaaaaaaggaaattgaAGATGAAGTCTACGATCAAGACGTGGAAACGCACCAGGCAGAAGAGACTTTACATTATCTTAGTTCCCAAGGGCTTGGACAAGTTGGAGATGTCTTAACAGACGAACAGATtcatttcaaaataaaacaaattatcCTGTTGCAGAAAATTTATTCTGTATTATCATATGAAAATCATAagtataaattaaaatttgaaGAATGGGTTTATCTATATTCTTTATTGCAGGATGTCAAACTCcagtttttaaatataaacaatttttgGTTATCAGAATATTCTCCCTTGAGATATCCGATGAATGAATCAAGATTTGCGTTGCTACAACTAACGAGTTCATTAGAACAGGAAGTggataatataattttgagGGCTACGAATAGAGCACCTTCAATTCCCAAAAGACATGAATGA
- the KHA1 gene encoding Kha1p (similar to Saccharomyces cerevisiae YJL094C | KHA1 | K/H ion Antiporter): MSGPAITIGLTSLAVPFGCGCALAVPLFSNYGKLEGETQVKFSVFMVFIAVSISVTAFPVLCRILTALRLIKERVGIVTLAAGITNDVLGWILLALSVILSNSQSNPVNTVYILLCTIGWFFLCVYPLKYILKKILNRMDELQKKQPSTIATVIILLILFVSAYFTDIIGVHPIFGGFIAGLVIPRENDYSIKLIERMEDIPNIILIPIYFAVAGLNVNLTLLNEKRDWGFIFASIGVALASKIISSSVMAKLNGLRWRESFAVGILMSCKGIVEIVVLTTGLNAGIISKKIYAMFILMALVSTFITTPMTIWQYPNSYREKLIKEQKDAENKGEGISEVENEGTVTTNIETYDLDTMSAKESLLAPVLTENLNSSRFMSLDDLSQFHFTNIICVIENKDSISCVLSLLNYMLFNGGMKKTNTIANEHRPHRNLRNRLKKYIGHTTSSTLQAMKKGDKRSRIDDASNCDGDNFEVNINTIDRAPTGVNGDCIVLDEKVSLRLVHLRRLTERTADLLYSSSMHNSKTFNFDSSNDSLFQIFNIFLELNQVPFRSDVIFSTVSEKASNIISIKTLHTDFVLIPLQGIRDNSYRVSEMFTDEVSDNEAVFSHLTNINELPVNYFQVLAKGMTSNLGILIHNSRNKFERPTLNKRYFYLLLPNANFSSTDYLSIYVFILLCYNSSNKNADSLKFSIFINKDNAGFEEDLYQAYGQEAWFQSTDITVVQIDAKDAVTSRDYDKNK; the protein is encoded by the coding sequence atgtcAGGCCCAGCTATTACCATTGGACTAACCAGTTTGGCTGTTCCATTTGGATGCGGGTGCGCATTAGCAGTGCCACTTTTCAGTAATTACGGTAAATTAGAAGGTGAAACTCAAGTTAAATTTTCCGTTTTCATGGTTTTTATCGCTGTATCTATTAGTGTTACTGCTTTCCCAGTTCTTTGTCGTATTTTAACTGCTTTACGCTTGATTAAGGAGCGTGTTGGTATCGTGACATTGGCTGCTGGTATAACAAACGATGTTTTAGGCTGGATCTTATTGGCATTGAgtgttattttatcaaattcCCAGTCCAATCCAGTCAATACAGTTTATATTCTACTATGTACAATCGGAtggttttttctttgtgtTTACCCATTAAAatacattttaaaaaaaatactaaacAGAATGGATgaattgcaaaaaaaacaacctTCAACCATTGCAAcagttattattttacttaTCCTTTTTGTTTCAGCATATTTTACTGATATTATAGGAGTGCATCCTATTTTTGGAGGTTTTATTGCTGGCTTAGTCATCCCACGTGAAAATGATTATTCAATTAAACTTATTGAAAGGATGGAAGATATtccaaatattattttgatcCCCATTTATTTTGCAGTCGCAGGGTTAAATGTTAATTTGACATTGTTGAACGAAAAAAGAGATTGGGGATTTATATTTGCTTCAATTGGTGTTGCACTAGCATCAAAAATCATATCAAGCTCAGTCATGGCGAAATTAAATGGCTTACGTTGGAGAGAATCTTTTGCAGTTGGCATCTTAATGTCTTGTAAGGGTATTGTGGAAATAGTTGTTTTAACTACTGGGTTAAATGCAGGtattatttccaaaaaaatttatgcCATGTTTATACTAATGGCTTTGGTGTCCACTTTTATCACCACGCCCATGACCATATGGCAATATCCAAACTCTTACAGAgagaaattaattaaagaacaaaaagatGCTGAAAACAAGGGAGAGGGAATATCTGAAGTTGAAAATGAGGGTACCGTTACTACCAATATAGAAACTTATGACTTAGATACAATGAGTGCTAAAGAGTCACTTTTAGCCCCTGTACTTACTGAAAATTTGAATAGTAGCAGATTTATGAGCCTAGATGACTTATCTCAATTCCATTTTACAAACATTATATGTgtaatagaaaataaagactCTATATCTTGTGTTTTATCGTTATTAAATTACATGTTATTCAATGGAGgtatgaaaaaaacaaatacaatTGCAAATGAACATAGACCACACAGAAATCTGAGGAATAGACTGAAAAAATACATTGGTCATACAACTTCTTCAACATTGCAGGCTATGAAGAAGGGTGACAAGAGGTCTAGAATTGATGATGCTTCTAACTGTGATGGCGATAATTTTGAAGTTAACATAAATACAATTGATAGAGCACCAACAGGTGTGAATGGCGACTGTATTGTTTTGGATGAGAAAGTTTCTTTAAGATTAGTACACCTAAGGAGATTGACAGAGCGTACGGCTGATTTGCTTTATAGTTCCTCGATGCATAATAGCAAgacatttaattttgattcTAGCAATGACTCAttgtttcaaatatttaacatttttttggaattaaATCAAGTTCCATTTAGGTCTgatgtaattttttccaCCGTGTCTGAAAAGGCAAGCAATATTATTTCCATAAAAACATTACACACTGACTTTGTACTAATACCGCTACAAGGCATAAGGGACAATTCTTATCGGGTTTCCGAAATGTTTACTGATGAAGTATCTGACAACGAAGCTGTTTTTTCCCATTTGACCAACATTAACGAATTACCtgttaattattttcagGTTTTAGCGAAAGGTATGACATCCAACTTGGGGATATTAATTCACAACTCCAGAAACAAATTTGAAAGGCCaacattaaataaaagatatttttatttgttattgcCAAATGCCAATTTTTCATCAACAGATTATTTGTCTATAtatgttttcattttattatgttaTAATTCCAGTAACAAGAATGCAGATAGTTTAAAATTTagtattttcattaacaaAGATAACGCAGGATTTGAGGAAGATTTGTATCAAGCCTATGGCCAAGAAGCTTGGTTTCAATCCACTGACATTACTGTTGTGCAGATAGATGCGAAGGATGCGGTTACAAGCCGTGATtatgataaaaacaaataa